A single window of Theropithecus gelada isolate Dixy chromosome 9, Tgel_1.0, whole genome shotgun sequence DNA harbors:
- the SYNPO2L gene encoding synaptopodin 2-like protein isoform X1, producing the protein MGAEEEVLVTLSGGAPWGFRLQGGAEQRKPLQVSKIRRRSQAGRAGLREKDQLLAINGVSCTNLSHASAMSLIDASGNQLVLTVQRVADEGPVQSPSPHELQVLSPLSPLSPEPPGAPVPQPLQPGSLRSPPDSEAYYGETDSDADGPATQEKPRRPRRRGPTRPTPPGAPPDEVYLSDSPAEPVPTIPGPSSQGDSRVSSPSWEDGAALQPPPAEALLLPHGPLRPGPHLIPMVGPVPHPVAEDLTTTYTQKAKQAKLQRAESLQEKSIKEAKTKCRTIASLLTAAPNPHSKGVLMFKKRRQRAKKYTLVSFGAAAGTGAEEEEDGVPPTSESELDEEAFSDARSLTNQSDWDSPYLDMELARAGSRASEGQGSGLGGQLSEVSGRGVQLFEQQRQRTDSSTQELVRAEPATMLNGEGLQSPPRAQSAPPEAAVLPPSPLPAPVASPRPFQPGGGAPTPTPNIFNRSARPFTPGLQGQRPTTTSVIFRPLAPRRANDSLRGLSPAPPPFLSSPQGPTPLPSFTSGVPSHAPVSGSPSASRSSGPVTATSSLYIPAPSRPVTPGGTPEPPAPPSAAAMTSTASIFLSAPLRPSVRPEMPAPGPGAPEPPSAREQRISVPAARTGILQEARRRGTRKQMFRPGKEETKNSPNPELLSLVQNLDEKPRAGGAESGPEEDALSLGAEACNFMQPVGAKSYKTLPPVTPKTPPPMAPKTPPPMTPKTPPPVAPKPPSRGLLDGLVNGAVSSAVIPEPPRLQGRGGELFAKRQSRADRYVVEGTPGPGLGPRPRSPSPTPSLPPSWKYSPNIRAPPPIAYNPLLSPFFPQAARTLPKAQSQGPRATPKQGIKALDFMRHQPYQLKTAMFCFDEVPPTPGPTASGPPKTARVQEIRRFSTPAPQPTAEPLVPTVLAPRAATTLDEPIWRTELASAPVPSPAPPPESPRGLGASPSSCGFQVARPRFSATRTGLQAHVWKPGAGHQ; encoded by the exons ATGGGTGCTGAGGAGGAGGTGCTGGTCACACTATCAGGGGGAGCCCCCTGGGGCTTCCGACTTCAGGGGGGGGCCGAGCAGAGGAAACCCTTACAGGTGTCTAAG ATTCGAAGACGGAGCCAGGCTGGCAGAGCAGGACTCCGAGAGAAGGACCAGCTCTTGGCAATCAATGGGGTCTCTTGCACCAACCTCTCCCATGCCAGTGCCATGAGCCTCATCGATGCCTCAGGAAATCAGCTTGTCCTCACTGTGCAGCG GGTAGCAGACGAGGGTCCtgtgcaatctccatctccccaTGAGCTTCAGGTGCTGTCACCCTTATCTCCACTGAGTCCTGAGCCCCCTGGTGCTCCAGTTCCTCAGCCTCTTCAGCCTGGGAGTCTTCGTTCACCTCCTGATAGTGAGGCTTACTACGGAGAGACTGACAGTGATGCTGATGGTCCTGCCACGCAGGAGAAGCCTCGCCGACCTCGCCGCCGAGGCCCTACAAGGCCCACCCCTCCGGGTGCCCCACCTGATGAGGTCTACCTGTCTGACAGCCCTGCAGAGCCAGTACCTACTATCCCTGGCccttccagccagggtgacagccGTGTGAGCTCCCCGTCTTGGGAGGATGGGGCAGCCCTTCAGCCACCCCCAGCTGAGGCTCTGCTGTTACCCCATGGCCCCCTCCGGCCTGGTCCTCATCTCATCCCTATGGTGGGGCCTGTTCCCCACCCGGTGGCAGAAGATCTTACTACCACCTACACCCAGAAGGCCAAGCAAGCCA AACTGCAACGTGCAGAGAGCCtccaagagaaaagcataaaagaGGCCAAGACCAAATGCAGGACAATTGcatccctgctcactgcagcccccaacccccactcCAAAGGGGTGCTTATGTTTAAGAAACGGCGGCAGAGAGCCAAGAAGTACACTCTGGTGAGCTTCGGGGCTGCTGCTGGGACGGgcgctgaggaggaggaggacggcGTTCCCCCCACGAGTGAGTCAGAGCTGGACGAAGAAGCCTTCTCCGACGCCCGCAGCCTCACCAATCAGTCTGACTGGGACAGTCCCTATCTGGACATGGAGCTTGCCAGGGCGGGCTCAAGAGCATCAGAGGGCCAGGGCTCTGGGCTGGGAGGGCAGCTGAGTGAGGTCTCTGGGCGAGGGGTGCAGCTCTTTGAACAGCAGCGCCAGCGCACTGACTCCAGCACCCAGGAACTGGTGCGGGCCGAACCAGCAACCATGCTCAACGGGGAGGGCCTGCAGTCACCACCTCGGGCCCAGAGTGCTCCCCCAGAGGCGGCTGTGCTCCCACCCAGCCCCTTACCGGCCCCTGTAGCCAGCCCCAGACCCTTCCAACCAGGTGGTGGAGCCCCGACCCCAACTCCAAACATCTTTAACCGGTCAGCTAGGCCCTTTACCCCGGGCCTACAAGGGCAGCGGCCAACTACCACCTCGGTTATTTTCCGGCCTTTAGCCCCCAGGAGGGCCAACGACAGCCTGCGGGGCCtcagccccgccccaccccccttCTTGTCTTCTCCGCAGGGGCCCACCCCTCTGCCCAGCTTCACGTCAGGGGTTCCCAGTCACGCACCAGTCTCTGGTTCCCCCAGCGCCTCACGCTCCTCGGGCCCTGTGACAGCCACCAGCTCCCTGTACATCCCAGCCCCCAGTCGGCCTGTCACTCCAGGCGGAACCCCAGAGCCCCCCGCTCCTCCTAGCGCAGCTGCCATGACCTCCACAGCTTCTATCTTCCTATCTGCGCCTTTGCGACCCTCTGTGCGCCCAGAGATGCCTGCCCCAGGCCCAGGGGCTCCTGAGCCCCCCAGCGCTCGGGAGCAGCGCATCTCTGTGCCAGCTGCCCGCACGGGTATCCTGCAGGAGGCCCGGCGCCGGGGGACCCGGAAGCAGATGTTCCGGCCGGGAAAGGAGGAGACGAAGAACTCGCCCAACCCCGAGCTGCTATCGCTGGTACAGAACCTGGATGAAAAGCCCCGGGCCGGGGGTGCAGAATCTGGTCCTGAGGAGGATGCTCTGAGCCTCGGGGCTGAAGCCTGCAACTTCATGCAGCCAGTAGGGGCCAAGAGTTACAAGACCCTGCCTCCCGTGACACCTAAGACCCCTCCTCCAATGGCTCCCAAGACCCCGCCCCCTATGACTCCTAAGACTCCACCCCCAGTGGCTCCTAAGCCCCCATCTCGAGGGCTCCTTGATGGGCTCGTGAATGGGGCAGTCTCTTCAGCTGTAATCCCTGAGCCACCAAGGctgcagggcaggggtggggagctATTTGCTAAGCGGCAGAGCCGTGCGGACAGGTATGTGGTGGAAGGTACACCTGGTCCTGGTCTTGGCCCTCGGCCTAGAAGTCCTTCTCCTACCCCGTCTCTGCCCCCTTCCTGGAAATATTCACCCAACATCCGTGCCCCACCTCCTATTGCTTACAACCCACTGctctctccctttttcccccAGGCGGCCCGAACTCTCCCTAAGGCCCAATCCCAGGGGCCTCGGGCAACACCCAAGCAGGGCATCAAGGCTCTAGATTTTATGCGGCATCAGCCCTATCAACTTAAAACTGCCATGTTCTGTTTTGATGAGGTTCCCCCGACTCCTGGCCCTACCGCCTCAGGGCCCCCCAAAACTGCCCGAGTCCAGGAGATTCGCCGGTTTTCCACTCCGGCGCCCCAGCCCACTGCAGAACCCCTGGTTCCCACTGTGCTTGCCCCGCGAGCAGCCACTACACTGGATGAGCCCATCTGGAGAACAGAGCTGGCCTCAGCCCCTGTTCCtagcccagcccctcctccagaGTCTCCCAGGGGCCTTGGGGCTTCTCCCAGCTCCTGTGGTTTCCAGGTAGCCAGGCCCCGATTCTCAGCCACCAGAACAGGATTGCAGGCTCATGTGTGGAAGCCTGGGGCAGGGCACCAGTGA
- the SYNPO2L gene encoding synaptopodin 2-like protein isoform X2: METFEPISQEPLSQVSYDKAPDPVPELQDSFYAELQRAESLQEKSIKEAKTKCRTIASLLTAAPNPHSKGVLMFKKRRQRAKKYTLVSFGAAAGTGAEEEEDGVPPTSESELDEEAFSDARSLTNQSDWDSPYLDMELARAGSRASEGQGSGLGGQLSEVSGRGVQLFEQQRQRTDSSTQELVRAEPATMLNGEGLQSPPRAQSAPPEAAVLPPSPLPAPVASPRPFQPGGGAPTPTPNIFNRSARPFTPGLQGQRPTTTSVIFRPLAPRRANDSLRGLSPAPPPFLSSPQGPTPLPSFTSGVPSHAPVSGSPSASRSSGPVTATSSLYIPAPSRPVTPGGTPEPPAPPSAAAMTSTASIFLSAPLRPSVRPEMPAPGPGAPEPPSAREQRISVPAARTGILQEARRRGTRKQMFRPGKEETKNSPNPELLSLVQNLDEKPRAGGAESGPEEDALSLGAEACNFMQPVGAKSYKTLPPVTPKTPPPMAPKTPPPMTPKTPPPVAPKPPSRGLLDGLVNGAVSSAVIPEPPRLQGRGGELFAKRQSRADRYVVEGTPGPGLGPRPRSPSPTPSLPPSWKYSPNIRAPPPIAYNPLLSPFFPQAARTLPKAQSQGPRATPKQGIKALDFMRHQPYQLKTAMFCFDEVPPTPGPTASGPPKTARVQEIRRFSTPAPQPTAEPLVPTVLAPRAATTLDEPIWRTELASAPVPSPAPPPESPRGLGASPSSCGFQVARPRFSATRTGLQAHVWKPGAGHQ, encoded by the exons ATGGAGACCTTTGAGCCCATCAGCCAAGAGCCCCTCAGCCAAGTCAGCTACGACAAAGCCCCAGACCCAGTTCCTGAGCTCCAAGACTCATTCTATGCAG AACTGCAACGTGCAGAGAGCCtccaagagaaaagcataaaagaGGCCAAGACCAAATGCAGGACAATTGcatccctgctcactgcagcccccaacccccactcCAAAGGGGTGCTTATGTTTAAGAAACGGCGGCAGAGAGCCAAGAAGTACACTCTGGTGAGCTTCGGGGCTGCTGCTGGGACGGgcgctgaggaggaggaggacggcGTTCCCCCCACGAGTGAGTCAGAGCTGGACGAAGAAGCCTTCTCCGACGCCCGCAGCCTCACCAATCAGTCTGACTGGGACAGTCCCTATCTGGACATGGAGCTTGCCAGGGCGGGCTCAAGAGCATCAGAGGGCCAGGGCTCTGGGCTGGGAGGGCAGCTGAGTGAGGTCTCTGGGCGAGGGGTGCAGCTCTTTGAACAGCAGCGCCAGCGCACTGACTCCAGCACCCAGGAACTGGTGCGGGCCGAACCAGCAACCATGCTCAACGGGGAGGGCCTGCAGTCACCACCTCGGGCCCAGAGTGCTCCCCCAGAGGCGGCTGTGCTCCCACCCAGCCCCTTACCGGCCCCTGTAGCCAGCCCCAGACCCTTCCAACCAGGTGGTGGAGCCCCGACCCCAACTCCAAACATCTTTAACCGGTCAGCTAGGCCCTTTACCCCGGGCCTACAAGGGCAGCGGCCAACTACCACCTCGGTTATTTTCCGGCCTTTAGCCCCCAGGAGGGCCAACGACAGCCTGCGGGGCCtcagccccgccccaccccccttCTTGTCTTCTCCGCAGGGGCCCACCCCTCTGCCCAGCTTCACGTCAGGGGTTCCCAGTCACGCACCAGTCTCTGGTTCCCCCAGCGCCTCACGCTCCTCGGGCCCTGTGACAGCCACCAGCTCCCTGTACATCCCAGCCCCCAGTCGGCCTGTCACTCCAGGCGGAACCCCAGAGCCCCCCGCTCCTCCTAGCGCAGCTGCCATGACCTCCACAGCTTCTATCTTCCTATCTGCGCCTTTGCGACCCTCTGTGCGCCCAGAGATGCCTGCCCCAGGCCCAGGGGCTCCTGAGCCCCCCAGCGCTCGGGAGCAGCGCATCTCTGTGCCAGCTGCCCGCACGGGTATCCTGCAGGAGGCCCGGCGCCGGGGGACCCGGAAGCAGATGTTCCGGCCGGGAAAGGAGGAGACGAAGAACTCGCCCAACCCCGAGCTGCTATCGCTGGTACAGAACCTGGATGAAAAGCCCCGGGCCGGGGGTGCAGAATCTGGTCCTGAGGAGGATGCTCTGAGCCTCGGGGCTGAAGCCTGCAACTTCATGCAGCCAGTAGGGGCCAAGAGTTACAAGACCCTGCCTCCCGTGACACCTAAGACCCCTCCTCCAATGGCTCCCAAGACCCCGCCCCCTATGACTCCTAAGACTCCACCCCCAGTGGCTCCTAAGCCCCCATCTCGAGGGCTCCTTGATGGGCTCGTGAATGGGGCAGTCTCTTCAGCTGTAATCCCTGAGCCACCAAGGctgcagggcaggggtggggagctATTTGCTAAGCGGCAGAGCCGTGCGGACAGGTATGTGGTGGAAGGTACACCTGGTCCTGGTCTTGGCCCTCGGCCTAGAAGTCCTTCTCCTACCCCGTCTCTGCCCCCTTCCTGGAAATATTCACCCAACATCCGTGCCCCACCTCCTATTGCTTACAACCCACTGctctctccctttttcccccAGGCGGCCCGAACTCTCCCTAAGGCCCAATCCCAGGGGCCTCGGGCAACACCCAAGCAGGGCATCAAGGCTCTAGATTTTATGCGGCATCAGCCCTATCAACTTAAAACTGCCATGTTCTGTTTTGATGAGGTTCCCCCGACTCCTGGCCCTACCGCCTCAGGGCCCCCCAAAACTGCCCGAGTCCAGGAGATTCGCCGGTTTTCCACTCCGGCGCCCCAGCCCACTGCAGAACCCCTGGTTCCCACTGTGCTTGCCCCGCGAGCAGCCACTACACTGGATGAGCCCATCTGGAGAACAGAGCTGGCCTCAGCCCCTGTTCCtagcccagcccctcctccagaGTCTCCCAGGGGCCTTGGGGCTTCTCCCAGCTCCTGTGGTTTCCAGGTAGCCAGGCCCCGATTCTCAGCCACCAGAACAGGATTGCAGGCTCATGTGTGGAAGCCTGGGGCAGGGCACCAGTGA